In the Akkermansiaceae bacterium genome, one interval contains:
- a CDS encoding glycosyltransferase family 4 protein, translating to MRIVIHDYAGHTFAPSLSRELAARGHQVVHAFAGSLQTPRGELRVRDGDPATLSFHEVPMDAEYVRYKYSFLRRRKMEIEYGRQAARFISEWKPDAVISGNTPTEAQGPIVRATVRGGGRFHYWVQDFYSLAVDKLVRKKLPLAGIPIGAWYRSLDRRQFRDSAKVIAITEDFAPVLSKEFGVEAERVAVIPNWALIEEIPSLPKDNPWSRKHGLHDKFVFLYTGTIGMKHNPGLLLELARHHAGDPEVRVVVVSEGIGSEWLRGQSAKENLTNLILLPYQPFPDLPSVMAAGDVLTAILEPDAGEFSVPSKTLSYLCAERPLLLAMPAGNLAARITTRNDAGLVVPPHDTAAFVAAAASLRDSPERRGELARNARAYAERTFPIARTAQAFEDLLTSR from the coding sequence ATGAGAATCGTCATCCACGATTACGCAGGCCACACCTTCGCCCCGTCCCTTAGCCGGGAGCTGGCGGCGCGCGGCCACCAGGTCGTCCATGCCTTCGCCGGTTCCCTGCAGACCCCGCGTGGGGAACTCCGCGTGCGCGATGGTGATCCCGCCACCCTTTCCTTCCACGAAGTGCCGATGGATGCGGAATACGTCCGCTACAAATATTCTTTCCTGCGGCGGAGGAAGATGGAGATCGAGTATGGCAGACAGGCCGCCCGCTTCATCAGCGAATGGAAGCCTGACGCGGTGATCTCCGGGAACACACCGACGGAGGCGCAGGGACCCATCGTCCGGGCCACCGTGCGCGGCGGAGGTAGGTTCCACTACTGGGTGCAGGATTTCTACAGCCTGGCGGTGGACAAGCTGGTGCGGAAGAAACTGCCGCTCGCCGGTATCCCCATCGGCGCGTGGTACCGCAGCCTCGACCGCCGCCAGTTCCGGGACAGCGCGAAGGTCATCGCCATCACGGAGGACTTCGCCCCGGTGCTTTCAAAGGAATTCGGCGTGGAGGCGGAGCGCGTGGCGGTGATCCCGAACTGGGCGCTCATCGAGGAAATCCCCTCCCTGCCGAAGGACAATCCCTGGTCGCGGAAACACGGGCTGCACGACAAGTTCGTTTTCCTTTATACCGGGACCATCGGCATGAAGCACAACCCCGGACTGCTGCTGGAGCTGGCCCGCCACCATGCGGGCGATCCGGAGGTGCGGGTGGTGGTGGTTTCCGAGGGCATCGGCTCCGAATGGCTGCGCGGGCAGTCCGCGAAGGAGAATCTCACGAACCTGATCCTGCTGCCCTACCAACCATTTCCGGACCTGCCGTCCGTGATGGCCGCCGGGGATGTGCTGACCGCCATCCTGGAACCGGATGCCGGTGAATTCTCCGTCCCGTCGAAAACGCTCAGCTATCTCTGCGCGGAGCGTCCGCTGCTGCTGGCCATGCCCGCCGGCAACCTGGCCGCCCGCATCACCACGCGCAACGATGCAGGGCTGGTGGTCCCGCCGCATGACACCGCCGCCTTCGTCGCCGCGGCGGCGTCCCTACGTGACTCCCCGGAAAGGCGTGGTGAACTGGCCCGCAACGCGCGCGCCTATGCGGAGCGGACTTTCCCCATCGCGCGGACCGCACAGGCATTCGAGGATCTGCTCACTTCCCGTTGA
- a CDS encoding CotH kinase family protein, whose product MRGPLFHSSVLCLLAMVPSLTAAPVAVTGMQRSGNQILGLTVNGANISRDRLQTGTLTSFAGATASVVLAVDGSAPATGAQAEGYLSDFLFDTGLINPAVGDASITLEFTPALVNRPGPDVVLLEINTSSPADGFQVRTNGVTLQVAGSAYGSTGYSTSGADVLDTRNSGNTATFIVPSLAQLRTAPLAVSSTDISQQVFGVALDLSDFGVAENGTVSTIQLGSNTVANFDPVFVAGIVPAQEITSGPIISEFLTDNGEGIEDEDGNKPDWIEIYNGTDTPLDLTGWALTNSAGNPKRWLFPAGVILQPYEYRLIFASSKNRTGPVLHTNFNLGKGGGYVALVRPDGSAASSYTYTAQSEDVSYGVMGSALTRGFLATPTPGSANHGVQSPNGPAADVVFSAASGVFDAAFQLTLSLPAGASGTIRYTTDLSEPSETSPIYSAPVTVTNSTTVRARVFRADYLPGFIGNRHFIRMGANVKANYRSTGQPFQSNLPVLVLDSFGVNVDSNTSQSAPYRTTLAALYEPDQVTGKSSLGTTPNMVLRGGTHVRGQSSATFPQRQYAWELWRDHIDEDEKVSLLGMPEGADWVLHAPWNDKSLMRNALAYGLARDWAGPGAGMRTRFVEVFFNQAGTTLDHADYRGVYVLVEKIKRDAERVDVEELTPLATDITGGYIFSKDKPPYDNGFSTTTSSAWGGQPLDMVEPGTPTGAQLNYLRTYMNGFEAALSGSGFADPATGYAAYIDPTSFQDWHLMAEFARQTDAYQNSNYFHKKRGQKVKALPMWDFNLSFANNSETESGGSAQPGQGPGEGWHWIRLFDDWLSQKGPSHYPWFPRLFQDPEFRRGYWDRWWEKRAGVLTDEAVAARVDGLAAQLTAGLSTPVTNGTGTWPNSTPSVESPAGRHFSRWQILGTYVWTTPIGWQDRTTHAHEVSLLKQWLQARLEWMDTQSMATTPTTTAGSVASVVARPPRVTFSGGSSFGLANPNPDTAEVLYTIDGPDPREPGGAVSPAAVTASATQTAQVELLPVGATWKFSASSSLPVAWRGDGFDDSGWADVSSVREQTQTGTTYFRRTFNASGTGSMNAVRFDLLADDGAVVWLNGVELRRVGMPFAPTPVTHATSATAVIDKGHETEWMTWLCPPGVLREGSNTIAIEVHQYTHANGVAKANDLSFDLRVRALSPVAGTPVSSTPGVHVVRARVRNGSEWSPLTQATLQVATVPAAAANLVVTELMYHPADPSTPEEAGYVDNDFEYIELANIGTQTIDLSGVTLADAVTFSFDNAPVGLRTLAPGARVLVVANAAAFAVRYPPPGDVVPAPVLPVAGQYTGNFNNSSETVSVLDATGAVIRRFTYMDSEPWPVDADGTGASMVLKAVADLDHTVPTNWHASAAAKGTPGYGDHLPPVLDPGGDSNGDGLSNFLEAAIGGRTLPQFSVAPFTPEGGTEEAYAFFTFRRNLAVAGVDYIAESSLTLADDWSTTDLVYVSTRRQPDGTAIVTYRSALPAAQMPAKWFARLRVR is encoded by the coding sequence ATGCGAGGACCCCTCTTCCATTCCTCCGTGCTCTGTTTGCTGGCCATGGTGCCGTCCCTGACGGCGGCACCGGTTGCGGTGACGGGCATGCAGCGCTCCGGCAACCAGATCCTGGGATTGACGGTGAATGGCGCGAACATTTCCCGCGACCGGCTGCAGACCGGCACGCTCACCTCGTTCGCGGGGGCCACGGCCTCCGTGGTGCTGGCGGTGGATGGCAGCGCCCCCGCAACCGGGGCGCAGGCGGAGGGCTATCTGTCGGACTTCCTTTTCGACACGGGACTGATCAACCCGGCGGTGGGGGATGCGTCCATCACACTGGAGTTCACCCCCGCCCTGGTGAACCGCCCCGGACCGGATGTGGTGTTGCTGGAGATCAACACCAGTTCGCCGGCGGATGGGTTCCAGGTGAGGACCAACGGCGTGACCCTGCAGGTGGCGGGCAGCGCATACGGCAGCACCGGCTACTCCACCTCCGGCGCGGATGTGCTGGACACGCGCAACAGCGGGAACACCGCCACCTTCATCGTCCCGTCGCTGGCGCAGCTCCGCACCGCACCGCTGGCGGTGAGCAGCACGGACATCTCCCAGCAGGTCTTCGGCGTGGCGCTGGATCTATCGGACTTCGGCGTGGCGGAGAATGGCACGGTTTCCACCATCCAGCTCGGCTCGAATACGGTGGCGAACTTTGATCCGGTGTTCGTGGCCGGCATCGTCCCCGCGCAGGAAATCACCAGCGGTCCCATCATCTCGGAATTCCTCACGGACAATGGCGAGGGCATCGAGGATGAGGACGGGAACAAGCCGGACTGGATCGAGATCTACAATGGTACGGACACGCCGCTGGACCTCACCGGCTGGGCGCTGACCAACTCCGCGGGCAATCCGAAGCGGTGGCTGTTCCCGGCGGGCGTGATCCTCCAGCCCTACGAATACCGGCTCATCTTCGCGTCGTCGAAGAACCGCACGGGGCCGGTGCTGCACACGAATTTCAACCTTGGGAAAGGGGGCGGCTACGTCGCCCTGGTGAGGCCGGATGGGTCCGCCGCCAGTTCCTATACCTACACCGCGCAGAGCGAGGATGTGAGCTACGGGGTGATGGGGTCCGCGTTGACCCGGGGCTTCCTGGCCACCCCGACCCCCGGTTCCGCCAACCACGGCGTCCAGTCCCCGAACGGCCCGGCGGCGGATGTGGTGTTCAGCGCGGCGAGCGGGGTGTTCGACGCGGCCTTCCAGCTCACGCTTTCGCTGCCTGCGGGAGCGTCCGGGACCATCCGCTATACCACGGACTTGTCGGAGCCTTCGGAAACGTCCCCCATCTATTCCGCGCCCGTGACAGTCACGAACAGCACGACGGTGCGCGCCCGTGTCTTCCGGGCGGACTATCTGCCCGGCTTCATCGGCAACCGCCATTTCATCCGCATGGGGGCCAACGTGAAGGCGAACTACCGCTCCACCGGCCAGCCGTTCCAGTCGAACCTGCCGGTGCTGGTGCTGGATTCCTTTGGCGTGAACGTGGACTCCAACACCTCACAGAGCGCCCCCTACCGGACCACGCTGGCCGCCCTCTATGAGCCTGACCAGGTGACGGGGAAAAGCTCGCTGGGAACCACGCCGAACATGGTCCTGCGCGGCGGCACCCATGTGCGCGGGCAGTCCTCCGCCACCTTCCCGCAGCGGCAGTATGCCTGGGAACTGTGGCGCGACCACATCGACGAAGATGAGAAAGTCTCCCTGCTGGGCATGCCGGAGGGCGCGGACTGGGTGCTGCACGCGCCATGGAATGACAAGAGCCTCATGCGCAACGCGCTGGCCTACGGGCTGGCGCGGGACTGGGCGGGTCCGGGCGCGGGGATGCGCACGCGGTTCGTGGAGGTGTTCTTCAACCAGGCCGGGACCACCCTGGACCACGCGGACTACCGTGGTGTCTATGTGCTGGTGGAGAAGATCAAGCGGGATGCGGAGCGGGTGGATGTGGAGGAACTCACGCCGCTGGCCACGGACATCACCGGCGGTTACATCTTCTCCAAGGACAAGCCGCCGTATGACAACGGCTTCTCCACCACCACGTCCAGCGCGTGGGGCGGCCAGCCGCTGGACATGGTGGAGCCGGGCACGCCGACCGGCGCGCAGCTCAACTATCTGCGGACCTACATGAACGGCTTCGAGGCCGCGCTTTCCGGCAGCGGCTTTGCGGATCCCGCGACGGGCTACGCCGCCTACATCGACCCGACTTCCTTCCAGGACTGGCATCTCATGGCGGAGTTCGCCCGGCAGACGGACGCCTACCAGAACAGCAACTATTTCCACAAGAAACGCGGCCAGAAGGTGAAGGCGCTCCCCATGTGGGACTTCAACCTTTCCTTCGCCAACAACAGCGAGACGGAGAGCGGCGGCAGCGCCCAGCCGGGACAGGGACCGGGCGAGGGCTGGCACTGGATCCGCCTGTTCGACGACTGGCTGTCGCAGAAAGGCCCGTCCCACTACCCATGGTTCCCGCGCCTGTTCCAGGACCCGGAGTTCCGCCGCGGCTACTGGGACCGCTGGTGGGAAAAACGTGCGGGCGTGCTGACGGATGAGGCGGTGGCGGCACGGGTGGATGGTCTGGCCGCGCAGCTCACCGCCGGTCTCTCCACTCCGGTGACGAATGGCACGGGCACCTGGCCGAACAGCACGCCCAGCGTGGAAAGCCCGGCGGGCCGCCACTTCTCCCGCTGGCAGATCCTCGGCACCTACGTCTGGACCACCCCCATCGGCTGGCAGGACCGCACCACCCATGCCCATGAGGTTTCACTGTTGAAACAATGGCTGCAGGCGCGGCTGGAATGGATGGACACGCAGAGCATGGCCACCACACCCACCACCACGGCGGGGTCCGTGGCCAGTGTGGTCGCGCGGCCTCCACGCGTCACCTTCTCCGGCGGCTCATCCTTCGGGCTGGCGAACCCGAATCCGGATACGGCGGAGGTGCTCTACACCATCGACGGGCCGGACCCGAGGGAGCCGGGAGGCGCGGTCAGCCCGGCGGCGGTCACCGCCTCCGCCACGCAGACGGCCCAGGTGGAACTGCTGCCGGTGGGGGCCACGTGGAAATTCTCGGCCTCCTCCAGCCTGCCGGTCGCATGGCGCGGGGACGGCTTCGATGACTCCGGCTGGGCGGATGTTTCCTCCGTCCGCGAGCAGACGCAGACCGGCACCACGTATTTCCGCAGGACGTTCAACGCATCCGGCACCGGTTCGATGAATGCCGTCCGGTTCGACCTGCTGGCCGACGATGGCGCGGTGGTGTGGCTGAACGGGGTGGAGCTGCGGCGCGTGGGCATGCCCTTCGCCCCCACGCCCGTCACCCATGCCACATCCGCCACGGCGGTGATCGACAAAGGACATGAGACGGAGTGGATGACCTGGCTCTGCCCGCCCGGCGTGCTGCGGGAGGGCAGCAACACCATCGCCATCGAGGTGCACCAGTACACCCATGCGAACGGCGTGGCGAAGGCGAACGACCTGTCCTTCGACCTACGCGTGCGCGCGCTCTCACCCGTGGCGGGCACGCCGGTGTCATCCACGCCCGGGGTGCACGTCGTGCGCGCCCGTGTCAGGAATGGAAGCGAGTGGAGTCCGCTCACGCAGGCGACCCTCCAGGTTGCCACCGTCCCCGCCGCCGCGGCGAACCTGGTGGTGACGGAGCTGATGTATCATCCGGCGGACCCTTCCACACCGGAAGAGGCCGGATATGTGGACAATGATTTCGAATACATCGAGCTGGCGAACATCGGCACGCAGACCATCGACCTGTCCGGTGTCACCCTGGCGGACGCGGTGACATTTTCCTTCGACAACGCACCCGTCGGCCTGCGCACGCTCGCTCCCGGAGCGCGGGTGCTGGTGGTGGCAAATGCGGCGGCCTTTGCGGTGAGGTATCCTCCTCCGGGTGACGTCGTGCCCGCGCCCGTCCTGCCCGTCGCCGGACAGTACACGGGCAACTTCAACAACAGTTCGGAAACAGTGAGCGTGCTGGACGCCACCGGCGCGGTGATCCGGCGTTTCACCTACATGGACTCCGAGCCGTGGCCGGTGGATGCCGACGGCACGGGCGCCAGCATGGTCTTGAAAGCCGTGGCGGATCTGGACCACACCGTCCCCACCAACTGGCACGCCAGCGCCGCCGCGAAAGGAACCCCCGGATACGGTGACCACCTGCCGCCCGTGCTCGACCCGGGCGGCGACAGCAATGGCGATGGCCTTTCCAACTTCCTGGAAGCCGCCATCGGCGGGCGGACGCTGCCGCAGTTCTCCGTCGCGCCTTTCACTCCGGAAGGAGGCACGGAGGAGGCTTACGCGTTCTTCACCTTCCGCCGCAACCTGGCGGTGGCGGGGGTGGACTACATCGCGGAAAGCAGCCTGACCCTGGCCGATGACTGGAGCACCACGGATCTGGTTTACGTCAGCACGCGGCGGCAGCCGGACGGCACGGCCATCGTCACCTACCGCAGCGCCCTTCCAGCGGCACAGATGCCCGCGAAGTGGTTCGCCCGGCTGCGGGTGAGGTAG
- a CDS encoding NAD(P)H-dependent glycerol-3-phosphate dehydrogenase — MNQRIAILGAGNMGSALAHALASQGAAVSIWDHFPETIAEILSDRTNHRYLPGIDLHPAIQPQAGAADCVRDARLVILCVPSIFVEGVLLPLLPSLRADAILLNVAKGFAPDGKTTLPAWLQAIAPGHDCAHLAGPALADEIARGRPTFLTIAARHSATAEETASMIRGEILIPGTTTDLTGAVLAGILKNSHAIFLGLLDRLCGHGHNLSAAALTLCGMEMERLLTAMDARPETIRGLPGLGDLTATGSSPRSHNRRLGQDLADGLPPAGLHGKNVHAPEGVRATATFLHAARDRRVEIPILSAVAAILDGIQPPAPSVLLEALRAAARTG, encoded by the coding sequence ATGAACCAACGGATCGCCATCCTGGGTGCGGGGAACATGGGCAGCGCACTCGCGCACGCACTCGCCAGCCAGGGTGCCGCCGTGTCCATCTGGGACCACTTTCCGGAAACCATCGCGGAGATCCTCTCCGACCGCACGAACCACCGCTACCTGCCGGGGATCGACCTGCATCCAGCCATCCAGCCGCAGGCCGGCGCGGCGGACTGCGTGCGGGACGCCCGCCTCGTCATCCTCTGTGTTCCTTCCATCTTCGTGGAGGGCGTCCTGCTCCCGCTCCTGCCATCCCTGCGTGCGGATGCCATCCTGCTCAATGTCGCCAAGGGCTTCGCTCCGGATGGAAAGACCACCTTGCCTGCGTGGCTCCAAGCCATCGCCCCGGGCCACGACTGCGCCCACCTCGCCGGTCCCGCCCTGGCGGATGAGATCGCCCGAGGCCGCCCCACTTTCCTGACCATCGCCGCCCGCCACTCCGCCACTGCGGAGGAAACCGCATCCATGATCCGCGGGGAGATCCTCATTCCCGGCACCACTACGGATCTGACGGGAGCCGTGCTCGCCGGCATCCTGAAAAATTCCCACGCCATTTTCCTCGGCCTGCTGGACCGGCTGTGCGGCCACGGCCACAACCTCTCCGCCGCCGCCCTCACCCTCTGTGGCATGGAAATGGAGCGGCTGCTCACCGCCATGGACGCCCGCCCGGAAACCATCCGGGGTCTCCCCGGGCTGGGCGACCTCACCGCCACCGGGAGTTCCCCCCGCAGCCACAACCGCCGCCTCGGCCAGGATCTCGCGGACGGACTGCCACCGGCCGGTCTCCATGGAAAAAATGTCCATGCTCCGGAGGGTGTCCGCGCCACCGCCACTTTCCTGCACGCCGCCCGCGACCGCCGCGTGGAAATCCCCATCCTATCCGCCGTCGCCGCCATCCTGGACGGCATCCAGCCCCCGGCTCCATCCGTCTTGCTGGAGGCACTGCGTGCCGCCGCCAGAACCGGCTGA
- a CDS encoding hydrolase yields MKPFTYRRLDKNDAAVLLVDHQTGLTNVVQDFSPDDFKNSVLALADLAKYFKLPTILTTSFEDGPNGPLVPELKELFPDAPYIARPGNINAWDNGDFVNAVKATGKKQLIIAGIVTEVCVAFPALSALEEGYEVFVVTDASGTFNKTTRDAAWDRMSSAGAQLMTWFGTACELHRDWRNDIEGLGTLFSNHLPSYRCLINSYNHGKKSAG; encoded by the coding sequence ATGAAACCATTCACTTACCGCCGCCTTGATAAAAACGACGCCGCCGTCCTCCTGGTGGACCACCAGACCGGCCTGACCAACGTCGTCCAGGACTTCTCCCCGGACGACTTCAAGAACAGCGTCCTCGCACTCGCGGATCTGGCGAAGTATTTCAAGCTCCCCACCATCCTCACCACCAGCTTCGAGGACGGACCGAACGGTCCGCTGGTACCGGAACTGAAGGAACTCTTCCCTGATGCCCCCTACATCGCCCGCCCAGGCAATATCAACGCCTGGGACAACGGGGACTTCGTGAACGCGGTGAAGGCCACGGGAAAAAAACAGCTCATCATCGCGGGCATCGTCACGGAGGTCTGCGTCGCATTCCCCGCTCTTTCCGCTCTGGAGGAAGGCTATGAGGTCTTCGTCGTCACGGATGCCTCCGGAACTTTCAACAAAACCACCCGGGACGCTGCCTGGGACCGCATGAGTTCCGCCGGCGCGCAGCTCATGACATGGTTCGGAACCGCCTGTGAACTCCACCGGGACTGGCGGAACGACATCGAGGGTCTGGGCACCCTCTTCTCCAACCATCTCCCCAGCTACCGCTGCCTCATCAACAGCTACAACCACGGAAAAAAATCGGCGGGCTGA
- a CDS encoding PEP-CTERM sorting domain-containing protein (PEP-CTERM proteins occur, often in large numbers, in the proteomes of bacteria that also encode an exosortase, a predicted intramembrane cysteine proteinase. The presence of a PEP-CTERM domain at a protein's C-terminus predicts cleavage within the sorting domain, followed by covalent anchoring to some some component of the (usually Gram-negative) cell surface. Many PEP-CTERM proteins exhibit an unusual sequence composition that includes large numbers of potential glycosylation sites. Expression of one such protein has been shown restore the ability of a bacterium to form floc, a type of biofilm.) yields the protein MKRSPWFGTAVFLCLSAVSSAAITSYFADFEGDSTSLTSVFAGASDAAVPGFTWNATAGVGGGAGVLVGSSASNKYYRPSPGADATSAINLASLSSGEGFRSSADFRWSDTSATDLTVLNFGFVTTQGTAMSSSNSMGGSIIRTAGGSTVALRLRSGTSDVETLSFNQSLFTAGSWYRLVYETVKTDTANTFASVLTLYSIGADGTSTAVVMNNAGNPLVVSSQVGASFLYSDTAAFAAYDVRNTNGISAMDNLRMEFIPEPSAAGLLLLGLSGVMARRTRR from the coding sequence ATGAAACGCTCCCCATGGTTCGGCACCGCCGTTTTCCTGTGCCTTTCCGCTGTCTCCTCCGCTGCCATCACCTCCTATTTCGCCGATTTTGAAGGAGACTCCACTTCCCTGACTTCCGTCTTCGCCGGAGCGAGTGATGCAGCGGTTCCGGGATTCACCTGGAACGCCACCGCCGGGGTCGGCGGAGGAGCGGGCGTTCTCGTCGGATCCTCCGCCAGCAACAAATACTACCGTCCCAGTCCGGGGGCGGATGCGACTTCGGCGATCAATCTGGCGTCGCTTTCCAGCGGCGAGGGTTTCCGGTCCAGTGCGGATTTCCGCTGGTCGGATACCTCGGCAACGGATCTGACGGTGCTGAATTTCGGTTTCGTGACGACCCAGGGAACGGCCATGTCGTCGAGCAATTCCATGGGAGGGAGCATCATCAGGACCGCCGGAGGCTCCACCGTTGCTCTCCGTCTCCGCAGCGGGACGTCGGATGTTGAAACGCTTTCCTTCAACCAGTCCCTCTTCACTGCGGGCAGTTGGTACCGGCTGGTCTATGAGACCGTGAAAACAGACACGGCGAATACCTTCGCTTCCGTCCTCACCCTCTATTCCATCGGGGCGGACGGCACGTCCACCGCGGTGGTCATGAACAACGCTGGAAACCCGCTTGTAGTCTCCTCCCAGGTTGGAGCCTCCTTTCTCTATTCGGACACCGCGGCCTTCGCAGCCTATGACGTCAGGAACACCAACGGCATCAGCGCGATGGACAACCTGCGGATGGAGTTCATCCCGGAGCCTTCCGCCGCGGGACTGTTGCTGCTCGGCCTGTCCGGTGTGATGGCGCGCCGGACGCGTCGTTGA
- a CDS encoding YicC family protein produces MQSMTGFGRGSSTSGTWLANVEISSVNRKQAEIVVQAPRELNELEARIRKHALAAVARGRVQISVTLDQPGLTAQAITIDTAQALGFENAFRELGKLLDRELLPTASDFLRQPGIIATGRVEIDPEAAWLAIEPALLEALSQLTAMRTREADDLKADFLARLGTLASLAGKIALDAPARPARQLEQLQKRLRDSGLEIDLNDERVLKELSIYADRCDITEELTRLDSHFAKFREYLDAAEPPGRPLDFLCQELFREFNTIGSKANDSTIAQTVVEAKTELEKIREQVQNVE; encoded by the coding sequence ATGCAATCCATGACCGGCTTCGGCCGCGGCTCCTCCACCAGCGGCACCTGGCTGGCCAACGTAGAAATCAGCTCCGTGAACCGCAAGCAGGCGGAGATCGTGGTGCAGGCACCCCGTGAGCTGAACGAGCTGGAGGCCCGCATCCGGAAACACGCGCTGGCCGCCGTGGCCCGTGGCCGCGTCCAGATCTCCGTCACGCTGGACCAGCCCGGCCTGACAGCCCAGGCCATCACCATCGACACCGCCCAGGCGCTGGGCTTCGAGAACGCCTTCCGGGAGCTGGGCAAGCTGCTGGACCGCGAACTGCTCCCCACCGCATCCGACTTCCTCCGCCAGCCCGGCATCATCGCCACGGGGCGGGTGGAGATCGATCCGGAGGCTGCCTGGCTGGCCATCGAGCCAGCGTTGCTGGAGGCGCTGTCCCAGCTCACCGCCATGCGCACGCGCGAGGCGGATGACCTGAAGGCGGACTTCCTCGCACGGCTCGGCACGCTCGCCTCGCTGGCCGGGAAAATCGCGCTCGATGCCCCGGCTCGGCCCGCCCGGCAACTGGAGCAGCTCCAGAAGCGCCTGCGCGATTCCGGCCTGGAGATCGATCTCAACGACGAGCGGGTGCTCAAGGAGCTGTCCATCTACGCGGATCGCTGTGACATCACCGAGGAACTGACCCGGCTGGACTCCCACTTCGCCAAATTCCGAGAATACCTGGACGCCGCGGAGCCACCCGGACGGCCGCTGGATTTCCTCTGCCAGGAGCTTTTCCGCGAGTTCAACACCATCGGCTCGAAAGCGAATGACTCAACCATCGCCCAGACCGTCGTGGAGGCGAAGACCGAGCTGGAAAAGATCCGCGAGCAGGTCCAGAACGTGGAGTGA